From Diaminobutyricibacter sp. McL0608, one genomic window encodes:
- a CDS encoding carbohydrate ABC transporter permease has product MGRNRTDVAPPLLSAFEYFVSFAIKASLWLWVLFNVAMVVWIFFNSVKTPRDIFANPGLPASWQWSNYWTALATSGLGIAAVNTVVIVAISVTAIMGLSLPAAYALARLGGKSKGPIATLFASGMSVPIQALTVPLVLISAGLSRFMVEWVFGTWDPRITVVLFYVVFGLPFTVFVLVGYFRSLPAELEEAAALDGAGPFRTFRSVMLPLARSGITTMVVLNVLGLWNETVIVLLLIPNQQMQTLNVALLNFYSAMQYTSDWGGLFAGIVIVIMPMILLYFFVGRRVISGMTEGLGK; this is encoded by the coding sequence ATGGGTCGCAATCGCACGGACGTTGCCCCGCCGCTGTTGTCGGCATTCGAGTACTTCGTCAGCTTCGCGATCAAGGCATCGCTATGGCTGTGGGTGCTGTTCAACGTCGCCATGGTCGTGTGGATCTTCTTCAACTCGGTCAAGACCCCGCGCGACATTTTCGCGAACCCGGGGCTGCCTGCGAGCTGGCAGTGGAGCAACTACTGGACCGCATTAGCCACGTCGGGGCTGGGTATCGCCGCGGTGAATACGGTTGTGATCGTCGCGATCTCCGTGACGGCCATCATGGGGTTGAGCTTGCCGGCGGCCTACGCATTGGCACGCCTCGGTGGCAAGTCCAAGGGTCCGATCGCGACGCTGTTCGCCAGCGGCATGAGCGTACCGATCCAGGCGCTCACCGTGCCCCTCGTGCTGATCAGCGCCGGGCTTTCGCGGTTCATGGTTGAGTGGGTGTTCGGCACATGGGATCCACGGATCACGGTGGTGCTGTTCTACGTGGTATTCGGTCTCCCTTTCACCGTCTTCGTGCTCGTCGGATACTTTCGTTCACTTCCGGCTGAACTCGAGGAAGCGGCCGCCCTCGACGGAGCCGGCCCGTTCAGGACATTTCGCAGCGTCATGCTCCCACTCGCTCGATCCGGCATCACCACGATGGTCGTACTCAACGTGCTCGGGCTGTGGAACGAGACCGTCATCGTGCTCCTGCTCATCCCGAACCAACAAATGCAGACCCTCAATGTGGCACTCCTGAACTTCTACTCGGCGATGCAATACACCTCCGACTGGGGTGGCCTCTTCGCCGGAATCGTCATCGTGATCATGCCGATGATCCTGCTGTACTTCTTCGTCGGTCGACGCGTGATCAGCGGAATGACTGAAGGATTGGGCAAGTAA
- a CDS encoding ROK family protein encodes MPKTNPERASSQHAVAGDRSLLRRMNLLALLERMMDGPQTITQLADSTGLSRTAVDAIIDDLVPLGWAAAIEPEPRIGAGRPARGFRFRAEVGCVLGMDIGPHKVEVQVSDLAGRGLFVTRTEVAESLGADERLKVAVDLVHAALAGAGMSLDDVWIAAVGTPGVVQNGVIYHDLEMVDWQGLDLASTLRDTLGCHVVVENDVNLAVLAEHWLGVAKEASSIVYVLVGNRTGASIMTAGHLFRGFAGGAGELGALPELGWLHSQEHLSGVVVDGRELSRTEIFQSAAAGAAPAADAVDRFSDAIATGVAAYVLALDPEVVVIGGGVSAAGASFLEPLERHVRKRTITHPEIRLSTLADRSVVLGAVRLALDVVQGRLAAAVTEGSAFPAPSAELLTTAAI; translated from the coding sequence ATGCCAAAAACCAACCCGGAACGGGCGTCGTCCCAGCACGCGGTCGCAGGAGATCGCTCGCTTCTGCGCCGCATGAACCTGCTCGCCCTGCTGGAGCGCATGATGGATGGCCCTCAGACCATCACCCAGCTCGCGGACTCGACCGGGCTGTCGCGCACCGCCGTGGACGCGATCATCGACGACCTGGTGCCACTCGGCTGGGCCGCGGCCATCGAGCCCGAACCGAGAATCGGAGCGGGCCGGCCGGCTCGGGGCTTTCGATTTCGCGCAGAGGTCGGTTGCGTCCTCGGGATGGACATCGGACCACACAAGGTCGAGGTCCAGGTCAGCGACCTCGCCGGGCGGGGCCTCTTCGTGACCCGCACCGAGGTCGCCGAATCCCTCGGCGCCGACGAGCGCTTGAAGGTGGCCGTGGATCTCGTCCACGCGGCACTTGCCGGGGCCGGCATGAGTCTCGACGACGTCTGGATTGCGGCGGTGGGGACCCCTGGCGTGGTTCAGAACGGTGTGATCTATCACGATCTGGAGATGGTCGATTGGCAGGGGCTCGACCTCGCCTCCACCCTGAGGGATACGCTCGGGTGCCATGTGGTCGTGGAGAACGACGTGAATCTCGCCGTTCTCGCCGAACACTGGCTGGGGGTAGCCAAGGAGGCCTCGAGCATCGTCTACGTGCTGGTGGGAAACAGGACCGGCGCCAGCATCATGACGGCCGGTCACCTCTTCCGCGGATTCGCGGGCGGAGCCGGCGAACTCGGCGCGCTTCCGGAACTGGGCTGGCTACACTCCCAAGAGCATCTTTCCGGCGTCGTCGTGGACGGCCGGGAGCTGAGCCGCACCGAGATCTTCCAGTCCGCGGCGGCAGGCGCCGCCCCCGCAGCCGACGCGGTGGACCGATTCAGCGACGCGATTGCGACCGGAGTCGCGGCGTACGTGCTCGCGCTCGACCCGGAAGTGGTGGTCATCGGCGGTGGCGTAAGCGCGGCCGGAGCGAGCTTTCTCGAACCACTGGAGCGCCACGTGCGGAAACGGACGATCACCCATCCAGAGATTCGCCTGTCGACCCTGGCGGACAGGTCGGTGGTCCTCGGTGCGGTTCGACTGGCGTTGGATGTCGTGCAAGGTCGTCTCGCGGCCGCCGTCACCGAGGGGTCGGCCTTCCCGGCACCGTCGGCCGAGTTACTCACCACCGCGGCCATCTGA
- a CDS encoding GNAT family N-acetyltransferase: protein MEIRAAHAEDEPPIEAIVARAFGEEPDGPVVHMIRALNESGATQISLVADDDGIVGHVQLSTAWIDARPRLVDALTLTPLSVVPERQRQGIGTRLLEEALTAADERGAAAVLLEGDPDYYSRHGFTSAVSLNVLRPSLRIPEPGFQIARLSSYEDWMTGYVIYPDALWKTDMVGLRDPRLASIENALRINANLPYAADRE from the coding sequence ATGGAGATCCGTGCCGCCCATGCGGAGGACGAGCCACCGATCGAGGCGATCGTCGCCCGGGCCTTCGGCGAGGAACCCGATGGGCCTGTCGTCCACATGATCCGTGCCCTCAATGAATCCGGTGCGACGCAGATCAGTCTTGTGGCAGACGATGACGGGATCGTCGGACATGTCCAGCTGAGCACCGCATGGATCGACGCCCGGCCGAGGCTCGTCGACGCGCTGACCCTCACACCGCTTTCTGTCGTGCCCGAACGTCAGCGTCAAGGAATCGGTACGCGGCTGCTCGAGGAAGCGTTGACGGCAGCCGACGAAAGGGGGGCTGCTGCCGTCCTGCTGGAAGGTGACCCGGACTATTACAGCAGACACGGGTTCACCTCTGCCGTGTCGCTCAACGTGCTTCGCCCGTCGCTGCGAATCCCGGAACCCGGCTTCCAGATCGCGCGGTTGTCGAGCTACGAAGACTGGATGACGGGTTACGTGATCTACCCCGACGCGCTGTGGAAGACCGACATGGTCGGACTTCGCGACCCGCGCCTGGCGAGCATCGAAAACGCCCTGAGAATCAACGCCAATCTTCCATACGCCGCTGATCGGGAGTGA
- a CDS encoding SDR family oxidoreductase, which produces MTEEDFAPRTAIVTGSDSGIGRATAVALAEAGLDVGITWHSDEQGAEETARLVREAGRRAVVARLDTTDAPACGDVVDGMADALGSCDVFVNNAGVNGGPAFFDTNWDTWRNTVAADLDGPFVCIQRIARRMVDAGRGGRIIAVTSVHEHQPRVGSSAYDAAKHGLGGLIKTLALELGEYGITCNAVAPGEISTPMNNATDEDPRQVHRPGIPLGRPGDAREVAAVIAFLASPAASYVTGASWTVDGGVLQMGPQAGSHLTSDDWRKA; this is translated from the coding sequence ATGACTGAAGAAGACTTCGCTCCCCGCACCGCAATCGTCACCGGTTCCGACTCCGGCATCGGGCGCGCAACGGCCGTCGCGCTGGCTGAGGCCGGGCTCGACGTCGGCATCACCTGGCATTCGGATGAACAGGGCGCCGAAGAGACCGCCCGCCTCGTTCGTGAGGCAGGCAGACGCGCAGTGGTCGCCCGGCTGGACACGACCGACGCGCCCGCCTGCGGTGATGTGGTGGACGGCATGGCCGACGCGCTCGGTAGCTGCGACGTGTTCGTCAACAACGCCGGCGTCAACGGCGGACCGGCCTTCTTCGACACGAATTGGGACACCTGGCGCAACACCGTCGCCGCCGACCTCGATGGCCCGTTCGTGTGCATCCAGCGCATCGCACGCCGCATGGTCGACGCCGGCCGCGGCGGCCGGATCATCGCCGTCACCAGCGTGCACGAGCACCAGCCGCGAGTCGGGTCATCCGCCTACGACGCCGCCAAACACGGCCTGGGGGGACTCATCAAGACACTCGCCCTCGAGCTCGGCGAATACGGCATCACCTGCAACGCGGTCGCCCCCGGCGAGATCTCGACCCCGATGAACAACGCTACGGATGAGGACCCGCGCCAGGTGCACCGCCCCGGCATTCCGCTCGGTCGCCCGGGGGACGCGCGCGAAGTCGCGGCCGTCATCGCCTTCCTCGCCTCGCCTGCCGCGTCCTACGTCACCGGCGCGTCCTGGACCGTCGACGGCGGGGTGCTGCAGATGGGACCGCAAGCCGGCTCGCACCTGACAAGCGACGACTGGCGAAAGGCGTGA
- a CDS encoding ABC transporter substrate-binding protein translates to MFKRRTAVIVAATLTLALAGCGTNLQSQGSGTDKPIVYWGTWAANTPQAKLFTSIINDYEKKTGQHIDVQWVGSGATDKLKNAIATGTGPDFYDTSINGAPEMAASKALGDVSTIFDTQIPNEKKTIREVLPASVLKGISSDKGPQFVPYSIFSIGLWYDSATQPDFDTTPPATFDDFLDVAKNVKSSTGKQPIALDGGISPYNGYWFYQLLLSTAGPGELEKMATSPAAWDDPAVRDAAEAVGRLVKTNLFEKDYMATKFPAGQNGWAAGDQTFIANGTWLASETQPVRSATQKPKVIVMPPVHAGATVTPMLGALGWAVNPDSKVQKQVGQFIAFALQKKYNDRIATDTQNIPSRSDSPAPKELLEIQKSLDGASKVALDFDGTGWLAPQWFNNVFVPLDDQMIGGKLTADQFLAQGKQKTAALLGK, encoded by the coding sequence GTGTTTAAACGCCGTACAGCCGTGATCGTCGCGGCCACGCTTACCCTCGCTCTGGCAGGATGTGGCACCAATCTCCAGTCGCAAGGCTCCGGAACAGACAAGCCAATCGTCTACTGGGGCACCTGGGCAGCCAACACCCCACAGGCGAAGCTCTTCACCAGCATCATCAATGACTACGAGAAGAAGACCGGACAGCACATCGACGTCCAGTGGGTCGGCTCGGGGGCCACCGACAAGCTGAAGAACGCCATCGCAACCGGGACCGGACCCGACTTCTACGACACGTCGATCAACGGCGCGCCGGAGATGGCAGCCTCCAAGGCCCTCGGGGATGTCTCCACGATTTTCGACACCCAGATTCCGAACGAGAAGAAGACGATCAGGGAGGTGCTCCCCGCCAGCGTTCTCAAAGGCATCTCGAGCGACAAGGGGCCGCAGTTCGTGCCATACTCGATCTTCTCGATCGGGCTCTGGTATGACTCCGCGACCCAGCCTGACTTCGACACCACGCCGCCGGCGACGTTCGATGACTTCCTCGATGTGGCAAAGAACGTGAAGAGCTCAACCGGCAAACAGCCGATCGCTCTCGATGGCGGAATCTCGCCGTACAACGGCTACTGGTTCTATCAGTTGCTGTTGTCCACCGCAGGCCCCGGAGAGCTGGAGAAGATGGCTACCAGCCCCGCGGCGTGGGACGATCCCGCCGTACGGGACGCCGCGGAGGCGGTCGGCCGGCTCGTCAAGACGAACCTGTTCGAGAAGGACTACATGGCGACGAAGTTCCCGGCCGGTCAGAACGGATGGGCCGCGGGCGACCAGACCTTCATCGCGAACGGCACCTGGCTCGCAAGCGAGACTCAGCCGGTTCGCAGTGCGACCCAGAAGCCGAAAGTCATCGTGATGCCGCCCGTGCACGCGGGTGCGACCGTCACTCCGATGCTCGGCGCTCTCGGATGGGCTGTGAACCCGGACTCCAAGGTGCAGAAGCAGGTCGGGCAGTTCATCGCATTCGCGCTGCAGAAGAAATACAACGACCGCATCGCGACGGACACTCAGAACATCCCGTCGCGCAGTGACTCGCCGGCACCGAAGGAGCTCCTGGAGATCCAGAAGAGCCTGGACGGCGCATCGAAGGTCGCGCTCGACTTCGATGGCACCGGCTGGCTGGCTCCGCAGTGGTTCAACAATGTGTTCGTCCCGCTCGATGATCAGATGATCGGGGGCAAGCTCACGGCCGACCAGTTCCTCGCGCAGGGCAAGCAGAAGACCGCAGCACTGCTAGGCAAGTGA
- a CDS encoding ATP-dependent DNA ligase, protein MGTLVYGNGHEIAVDDRTLSHLQIAIGLKLRRREGFFLTWNECGADSQRRCSVWIDPAIPLVFRYEDRVATPIDRDWLEQLSQSSNSPRGLHVLQESAATKRVMPMLS, encoded by the coding sequence ATGGGAACGCTCGTCTACGGAAACGGACACGAAATCGCAGTCGACGATCGCACCCTGTCCCACCTACAGATCGCGATCGGGTTGAAACTGCGACGGCGGGAAGGGTTCTTCCTGACGTGGAATGAGTGCGGCGCAGACAGCCAACGACGCTGCTCCGTCTGGATCGACCCTGCGATCCCGCTCGTGTTCCGGTACGAGGACAGAGTCGCCACCCCGATCGACCGCGATTGGCTGGAACAACTCAGCCAGAGCTCCAACAGCCCGCGTGGACTTCACGTGCTCCAGGAAAGCGCCGCAACGAAGCGAGTCATGCCCATGCTTTCGTGA
- a CDS encoding SGNH/GDSL hydrolase family protein — translation MTIPLPTNGTVLFTGDSITDCHRLETDVPRLGDGYVRDIAAELSVRLPGIRVLNTGISGNRVPDLEQRWDADCLALRPDVLTILIGINDTWRRYDSDDPTSVDVFEAGYRRLLTRVRDELGCTVALMEPFLTPISKDQDRWREDLDPKIDAVRRLAQQFETVLLPTDRVMNEAAERLGAAAVAYDGVHPTPLGHRALADTWLTQVSAVEPA, via the coding sequence ATGACCATACCGCTGCCCACCAACGGCACCGTGCTCTTCACGGGCGACAGCATCACCGACTGCCATCGTCTCGAGACGGACGTGCCTCGGCTTGGCGATGGCTATGTTCGAGACATCGCGGCCGAGCTGTCTGTCAGGCTGCCCGGCATTCGGGTGCTCAACACAGGGATCTCGGGCAACCGGGTGCCCGACCTTGAGCAGCGATGGGATGCCGATTGCCTCGCGCTGAGACCGGACGTGCTCACGATCCTGATCGGCATCAACGACACCTGGCGGCGCTACGACAGCGATGACCCGACGAGCGTCGACGTGTTCGAGGCGGGCTATCGCCGGTTGCTGACCCGCGTGCGGGACGAACTCGGATGCACTGTAGCGCTGATGGAGCCGTTCCTCACCCCTATTTCGAAGGACCAGGATCGCTGGCGAGAGGACCTCGACCCGAAGATCGATGCCGTGCGACGGCTCGCCCAGCAGTTCGAGACGGTCCTGCTGCCCACCGACCGCGTGATGAACGAGGCCGCCGAACGGCTTGGCGCGGCGGCGGTCGCTTACGACGGGGTGCATCCGACCCCCCTCGGCCACCGGGCGCTCGCTGACACTTGGCTTACCCAGGTATCAGCTGTCGAGCCCGCATGA
- a CDS encoding carbohydrate ABC transporter permease has product MPQAEMPARVADHGNGGALDRARRRVYLPMLLPALILYVVLYVAPAIAGMLISFTTWSGLGAEATWVGFQNYVDLFRDPVFLAALGNTLALTLIVGVALFIIVSASMIVLRSTKGRAFIRSAVFVPAIISPIAIGVSVSFMFNPKGLVNGALGAVGMGALQRPWLGPDYILSIIVLGVIWSAAGFYAVLLMSAVDSIPESLFEAARLEGASLFQQFRHITLPLTRDMFSTAAVLWVIAGIKTFEIILAVTGQAGIPPIQARTLAIEQYLRVTTGESGGIPQLGSATAIGVVMTAITVILIILSRRIARRTNLEL; this is encoded by the coding sequence TTGCCCCAGGCCGAAATGCCGGCCAGGGTTGCTGATCACGGGAACGGCGGCGCGCTCGATCGGGCGCGCCGCCGGGTCTACCTTCCGATGCTGCTCCCCGCGCTCATCCTGTATGTCGTGCTCTACGTCGCCCCGGCGATCGCGGGGATGCTCATCAGCTTCACGACCTGGTCCGGACTTGGGGCCGAGGCGACCTGGGTCGGTTTCCAGAACTACGTCGACCTGTTCAGGGACCCGGTGTTCCTCGCGGCCCTCGGCAACACCTTGGCGCTGACCTTGATCGTCGGGGTCGCACTGTTCATCATCGTTTCGGCTTCGATGATCGTCCTGCGCAGCACCAAGGGGCGCGCGTTTATCCGCTCCGCCGTGTTCGTTCCCGCGATCATCTCGCCGATCGCCATTGGCGTGTCCGTGTCGTTCATGTTCAACCCGAAGGGTCTGGTGAACGGTGCGCTGGGGGCGGTCGGGATGGGGGCCCTCCAGCGCCCGTGGCTCGGGCCGGACTACATCCTGTCGATCATCGTCCTCGGCGTGATCTGGAGTGCTGCAGGCTTCTACGCCGTGCTCCTGATGTCGGCCGTCGACAGCATCCCCGAGAGCCTGTTCGAAGCGGCCAGGTTAGAGGGGGCTTCGCTGTTCCAGCAGTTCCGCCACATCACACTTCCTCTCACCCGCGACATGTTCTCGACGGCTGCAGTTCTTTGGGTCATCGCGGGTATCAAGACGTTCGAGATCATCCTGGCCGTCACCGGCCAAGCCGGCATTCCGCCGATTCAGGCACGAACACTTGCGATCGAGCAGTATCTGCGAGTGACCACCGGGGAAAGTGGCGGCATCCCCCAGCTGGGGAGCGCCACAGCGATCGGTGTCGTCATGACGGCGATCACGGTGATCTTGATCATTCTGTCGCGGCGTATCGCGCGACGAACCAATCTGGAGCTCTAA
- a CDS encoding dihydrofolate reductase family protein, whose amino-acid sequence MGKIIISENITLDGVNQDEGFKHTGWFQQYIGGDGDEWYKVLFAEAQHAKALLLGRHTDEYFGSRWNSRTDEYANLLNGLPKYVVSSTLGDPVWVNSTILRGPLLAEVSKLKQEIEGDVVVYGSGQLARTLIENDLADELRLIVFPVVLGVGQRLFSDLGDKRRVSLIEAKGIGENLGYVRYEIGAHENVRGTAELL is encoded by the coding sequence ATGGGCAAGATCATTATCAGTGAGAACATCACTCTCGACGGAGTCAACCAAGACGAAGGCTTCAAACACACTGGCTGGTTTCAGCAGTACATCGGCGGGGACGGGGATGAGTGGTACAAGGTTCTGTTTGCCGAGGCGCAGCACGCCAAGGCCCTGCTGTTGGGGCGGCACACTGACGAATACTTCGGGTCACGCTGGAATTCGAGGACTGATGAATACGCGAACCTATTGAACGGTCTCCCTAAGTACGTCGTATCGTCGACCCTTGGCGACCCGGTATGGGTCAACTCGACGATTCTGAGGGGCCCCCTCCTTGCAGAAGTCTCCAAGCTGAAGCAAGAAATTGAGGGCGACGTTGTCGTTTACGGCAGCGGCCAACTCGCGCGTACGCTGATCGAAAACGATTTGGCCGACGAGCTGCGATTGATTGTCTTCCCGGTTGTCCTCGGAGTCGGCCAGCGCCTCTTCAGTGACCTCGGCGACAAAAGGCGGGTTAGCCTGATCGAGGCCAAAGGCATCGGAGAGAACCTCGGGTACGTTCGATACGAGATCGGCGCCCACGAGAACGTCCGCGGCACCGCGGAGCTGCTGTGA
- a CDS encoding response regulator transcription factor, translated as MVLLGLAHMFDQYPERVEVVEIDAEEPLRDVVDIVMYDSFAQPETDQEEVASLIRNPRSRRVVVYTWNFHPSLVESAKKHGVHGYLSKTLPARELVAALEAIHSGELVVSDPPRRASSAPGLDWPGRLEGITDRESEILALIAQGKSNADIAALTYLSPNTVKSYIRSIYRKIDVESRTQAVLWGVGHGFTPDQRRMEDWR; from the coding sequence GTGGTGCTGCTCGGCCTGGCCCACATGTTCGATCAGTACCCGGAGCGCGTCGAAGTCGTCGAGATCGACGCAGAGGAACCGCTTCGCGACGTCGTCGACATCGTGATGTATGACTCGTTCGCCCAGCCCGAAACCGATCAGGAAGAAGTTGCGTCGCTGATTCGGAATCCCCGTTCGAGGCGTGTTGTGGTCTACACGTGGAACTTCCATCCCTCTCTTGTCGAGAGCGCCAAGAAGCACGGCGTGCACGGCTACCTGTCGAAGACGTTACCCGCGCGTGAGCTCGTCGCGGCTCTCGAGGCGATCCACAGCGGCGAACTCGTGGTCAGCGATCCGCCCAGACGGGCGAGCAGCGCGCCCGGGCTCGACTGGCCCGGACGTCTCGAGGGCATCACGGATCGCGAGTCGGAGATCCTGGCATTGATCGCTCAAGGCAAGAGCAACGCCGACATTGCCGCTCTTACCTACTTGAGCCCGAACACGGTGAAGTCCTACATCCGCAGCATTTACCGCAAAATCGATGTGGAGAGTCGCACCCAGGCAGTGCTGTGGGGCGTTGGCCACGGGTTCACTCCCGATCAGCGGCGTATGGAAGATTGGCGTTGA
- a CDS encoding HAD family hydrolase — protein sequence MSVSAVLFDVDGTVVDSNFLHVDAWQRAFADLGEQVDGWRIHRAIGQDSSRLLHSLVGERDDDWVARAKELHSTYYRELAPRLRAFDHAADLLRVLSDRGARVVLATSAPDDELEILLRVLDAGDAVYATTSATDVDEAKPDPGILKVALDRAGAGPADAVMIGDSTWDIEAAARAHVRSIGVLSGGTGAAELLECGASQVVEDPAALLGQVDELF from the coding sequence ATGAGCGTTTCAGCGGTCCTATTCGACGTCGACGGCACAGTCGTCGACTCCAACTTTCTGCATGTCGACGCCTGGCAGCGGGCGTTCGCCGACCTGGGGGAACAGGTGGATGGGTGGCGCATCCATCGCGCGATCGGCCAGGACTCGTCGCGACTGCTGCACTCGCTCGTGGGTGAACGAGACGACGACTGGGTCGCGCGGGCCAAGGAACTCCACTCGACCTACTACCGTGAGCTCGCGCCGCGGTTGCGAGCGTTCGACCACGCGGCCGATTTGCTGCGGGTGCTGAGCGATCGCGGTGCGCGTGTGGTGCTGGCCACGTCCGCTCCGGATGATGAACTCGAGATTCTGTTGCGGGTTCTGGATGCAGGCGATGCCGTCTATGCGACCACGTCTGCCACGGATGTCGACGAGGCCAAACCCGACCCGGGCATCCTGAAGGTCGCGCTGGATCGCGCGGGGGCGGGGCCGGCCGACGCCGTCATGATCGGCGATTCGACCTGGGACATCGAAGCGGCGGCCCGGGCGCACGTGCGCTCGATCGGGGTGCTGTCCGGTGGAACCGGCGCGGCCGAACTGCTCGAATGCGGCGCGAGCCAGGTGGTCGAGGATCCGGCCGCACTGCTCGGGCAGGTCGACGAGTTGTTCTGA
- a CDS encoding glycoside hydrolase family 43 protein, with product MNPMSAPEYRIAPEEANVPWTLDPSTDRFEFERSADQSALERVGRESALYVSRAAAADSRVTTRIIEQSALHESGIFLRNDYTAGDRAGCVTLGVTAANRLVMTWDPAGAETYAVSSAEPISVPLSLRLTRNGIAVTSSFSVDGMTWTKLHTALVPGSAERQDAGFFAATTEAAKVERVSFESFTVDATETDRHSSPYLAIGMDFPDPAVIEADGTFYAYSTNLVPAWMTDSSSWDSDNSDRILANVGLATADDPYGTWTYQGDALPVLPPWTEKGRVWAPDVDRLDDGSYIMYYTTLNAAALAATQEYHECIGAATASSPRGPFVPVGEWPLIARSDSWALDPSAFVDTDGTRYLLYTQRIGDDITQRLQKVAADGITFLGESTPLLHQSWTDGSFEAPHITKHADKYYLFYSTGDFSTYATRYAVADAVAGPYTRVETPLLAPSPGLLGPGAMVTLRPPAASDTDAQTIAFHIRLMAPTVQRGMAIAEMVWDDGTPRVDLSRPLSTMAATTKEP from the coding sequence ATGAATCCCATGTCCGCACCTGAGTACCGCATCGCGCCTGAGGAGGCGAACGTCCCCTGGACGCTCGACCCCTCGACAGACAGGTTCGAGTTCGAGCGCAGCGCGGATCAGAGCGCTCTCGAGCGAGTCGGTCGCGAGAGCGCCCTCTATGTGAGCCGTGCGGCAGCCGCCGATTCGAGGGTGACGACCCGCATCATCGAGCAGTCGGCTCTCCACGAGAGTGGGATTTTCCTGCGCAATGACTACACCGCAGGTGACCGCGCTGGGTGTGTCACACTCGGCGTGACCGCGGCCAATCGACTCGTCATGACGTGGGATCCCGCCGGTGCGGAGACGTACGCGGTGTCGTCCGCCGAGCCGATCAGCGTGCCGCTCTCACTGCGCCTGACGCGGAACGGCATCGCAGTGACGAGCTCGTTCTCGGTCGATGGCATGACGTGGACGAAGCTGCACACTGCACTGGTCCCGGGCAGTGCGGAGCGGCAGGACGCCGGGTTCTTCGCCGCGACCACCGAAGCAGCAAAGGTCGAACGGGTGAGTTTCGAAAGCTTCACGGTGGATGCGACGGAGACCGATCGCCACTCGTCGCCCTACCTGGCGATCGGGATGGATTTCCCGGACCCGGCGGTCATCGAAGCCGACGGTACTTTTTACGCGTATTCGACCAATCTGGTGCCGGCGTGGATGACGGACTCCTCATCGTGGGACAGCGACAACTCGGACCGTATCCTCGCCAATGTCGGCCTGGCGACGGCCGACGATCCCTACGGCACGTGGACCTATCAGGGCGACGCGCTCCCCGTGCTGCCGCCGTGGACCGAGAAGGGGAGGGTGTGGGCACCCGACGTCGATCGCCTCGACGACGGTTCGTACATCATGTACTACACGACCCTCAATGCTGCCGCGCTGGCCGCCACTCAGGAGTACCACGAGTGCATCGGCGCTGCGACGGCATCGAGTCCGAGGGGCCCATTCGTGCCGGTCGGGGAGTGGCCGCTCATCGCACGATCGGATTCGTGGGCCCTTGACCCCTCGGCGTTCGTCGACACTGACGGCACGCGATATCTGCTCTACACGCAGCGCATCGGTGATGACATCACGCAGCGACTGCAGAAGGTCGCCGCCGACGGCATCACGTTCCTTGGCGAGTCGACGCCGCTGTTGCACCAGTCATGGACCGACGGCTCGTTCGAGGCGCCCCACATCACGAAGCACGCCGACAAGTACTACCTCTTCTATTCGACGGGGGATTTCTCCACATATGCGACGCGGTATGCCGTGGCGGATGCGGTAGCCGGACCATACACGAGGGTGGAGACCCCCCTCTTGGCGCCGAGCCCCGGACTCCTCGGCCCTGGGGCGATGGTGACACTGCGCCCTCCGGCCGCATCTGATACCGACGCTCAGACGATCGCGTTCCATATCAGGCTGATGGCGCCAACCGTGCAGCGCGGCATGGCGATCGCCGAAATGGTGTGGGACGACGGAACACCCCGGGTAGACCTCAGTAGGCCACTGTCGACGATGGCGGCAACCACCAAGGAACCCTAA